In Saccharolobus solfataricus, a genomic segment contains:
- a CDS encoding IS110-like element ISC1190 family transposase, with product MEAPVAGIDVSKDKLVVYFQGKYYEFQNNKQGFEGVKQVLPKGCKVAIESTGVYHINLAKYLGKEYDVRIINPLVLKKFKDIRGKKSDKNDAKKLAELVISMGSEFTTSEAKELTSQWDFITRSIVRVKTRLRRDLILLGYKDSLSKKNLNEVLRGEDNIVLSEVRFLLDELERLEVRKREIEEELEDLVPKDSLIFTIPGIGRTLGCIILARVGDVKRFGDKKRFVAYCGLDPLVESSGKSVVSRGISRRGDAVLRRAFYLAALTAIKVNPIIKRFYEEHKGNLKGKKLITACARKLAVITWAVLYYNKPFDASE from the coding sequence ATGGAGGCCCCAGTCGCCGGAATAGATGTTTCAAAAGATAAATTAGTAGTGTACTTCCAAGGTAAATACTATGAATTTCAAAATAATAAGCAAGGTTTTGAAGGAGTAAAGCAAGTCTTGCCAAAGGGTTGTAAAGTGGCTATAGAAAGTACTGGAGTTTACCACATCAACTTGGCTAAGTACTTGGGTAAGGAGTACGACGTGAGGATTATTAATCCCCTCGTACTCAAGAAGTTCAAGGACATTAGGGGTAAGAAGAGTGATAAGAATGACGCTAAAAAGCTCGCTGAACTAGTTATAAGTATGGGCAGTGAGTTTACAACGAGTGAGGCTAAGGAGTTAACAAGTCAATGGGATTTTATCACAAGGAGCATTGTTAGGGTTAAGACTAGGCTAAGGAGGGATTTAATACTTCTAGGCTATAAGGACAGTTTGTCCAAGAAGAACTTGAATGAGGTATTGAGGGGGGAGGATAATATAGTATTATCTGAGGTTAGGTTCCTCTTGGACGAGTTGGAGAGGCTTGAGGTTAGGAAGAGGGAGATTGAGGAAGAGCTTGAGGATCTTGTTCCTAAGGATAGTTTGATCTTCACGATTCCGGGTATTGGAAGAACGTTGGGTTGTATAATTTTAGCAAGGGTTGGTGATGTTAAGCGTTTTGGTGACAAGAAGAGGTTTGTCGCTTACTGTGGTCTCGATCCTCTTGTTGAATCCAGTGGGAAGAGTGTTGTATCGAGAGGCATATCTAGGAGGGGTGATGCTGTTTTGAGGAGGGCTTTCTATCTTGCAGCTTTAACTGCTATCAAGGTTAATCCTATTATTAAGCGGTTTTATGAGGAGCACAAGGGGAATTTGAAGGGTAAGAAGTTGATTACTGCTTGTGCCAGGAAGCTTGCTGTTATTACTTGGGCTGTGCTGTATTATAATAAGCCCTTTGATGCTAGCGAGTAA
- a CDS encoding NAD(P)-dependent alcohol dehydrogenase, translating into MVKSKAALLKKFSEPLSIEDVNIPEPQGEEVLIRIGGAGVCRTDLRVWKGVEAKQGFRLPIILGHENAGTIVEVGELAKVKKGDNVVVYATWGDLTCRYCREGKFNICKNQIIPGQTTNGGFSEYMLVKSSRWLVKLNSLSPVEAAPLADAGTTSMGAIRQALPFISKFAEPVVIVNGIGGLAVYTIQILKALMKNITIVGISRSKKHRDFALELGADYVSEMKDAESLINKLTDGLGASIAIDLVGTEETTYNLGKLLAQEGAIILVGMEGKRVSLEAFDTAVWNKKLLGSNYGSLNDLEDVVRLSESGKIKPYIIKVPLDDINKAFTNLDEGRVDGRQVITP; encoded by the coding sequence ATGGTTAAATCAAAAGCAGCCCTTCTAAAGAAGTTCTCTGAACCATTATCAATAGAAGACGTTAACATTCCAGAACCCCAAGGGGAAGAGGTGTTAATAAGGATAGGAGGAGCTGGAGTCTGTAGAACAGATTTAAGAGTATGGAAGGGAGTTGAAGCGAAGCAAGGCTTTAGATTACCAATAATACTAGGTCACGAAAACGCTGGGACAATAGTGGAAGTCGGAGAGTTAGCAAAGGTAAAGAAGGGAGACAACGTAGTAGTTTACGCAACATGGGGTGACCTAACTTGCAGATATTGCAGAGAGGGGAAGTTCAACATTTGTAAAAATCAAATAATCCCCGGGCAAACAACAAATGGTGGTTTCTCAGAGTACATGTTGGTTAAAAGCTCCAGATGGCTGGTAAAATTAAACAGCCTAAGCCCAGTTGAAGCAGCACCCTTAGCGGATGCCGGTACGACCTCTATGGGGGCTATAAGGCAAGCCTTGCCGTTCATAAGTAAATTCGCTGAACCAGTTGTTATAGTTAACGGTATTGGAGGGTTAGCCGTTTACACTATCCAAATATTAAAAGCGTTAATGAAGAATATAACTATAGTTGGAATTTCTAGGAGTAAGAAGCATAGGGATTTCGCGTTAGAGTTAGGAGCAGACTATGTGTCGGAAATGAAAGACGCTGAGAGTCTAATAAACAAACTCACAGATGGTTTAGGTGCTAGTATTGCAATAGATCTGGTGGGGACTGAGGAAACTACTTATAATTTAGGAAAATTATTAGCACAAGAAGGTGCAATAATACTGGTAGGAATGGAGGGGAAGAGAGTAAGTTTAGAAGCCTTTGATACTGCGGTGTGGAATAAGAAGCTTCTGGGTTCAAATTACGGTTCGCTAAACGATTTAGAAGATGTAGTAAGGCTTAGTGAAAGTGGAAAAATTAAGCCATATATTATTAAGGTACCTTTAGATGATATTAACAAAGCATTCACTAACTTGGATGAGGGAAGAGTAGACGGAAGACAAGTAATAACACCATAA
- a CDS encoding ISH3-like element ISC1359 family transposase — MKHENTTKPAKFNRDFARSALKIIYSVLTKILFPEELLSALLKASGSYLSRLGKDGRRALRKLNAVQVEDVRDALRKMGRMTLRGVRDRRVAVDFHAIPQYHADKSFLSRIKPTKGTSWGLVQAAIFLLGRKRSFLDVIPVTVKNVAEGFKAVMEVIVKELEEDKLRLVMVFADREFAVNEVIRYLLELGLDFVISAKAQMYKKYKGMLQDVDVSFGGVRYTGFLCVRHGSGAYLIILRKEDDKIIAFLVRKEMDLYDAILLAEMYRERWGIENAFRSLEEFRIRTRTCDVRKELVLVLLSYLLLNVWFLIRSWRKVKLWEFSVSLSNLLDREVRVEQGRAFREVKTPFP, encoded by the coding sequence ATGAAACATGAGAATACAACTAAACCGGCGAAGTTCAACCGGGACTTCGCCAGGTCCGCCCTCAAGATAATTTACTCGGTCCTCACTAAAATACTTTTCCCTGAGGAACTCCTCAGTGCCTTGCTTAAGGCGAGTGGGAGCTACTTGAGCAGATTGGGGAAAGATGGGAGAAGAGCGTTGAGAAAGTTGAACGCGGTTCAAGTTGAGGACGTGAGGGATGCGTTGAGGAAGATGGGGAGGATGACGTTAAGGGGAGTCAGGGACAGGAGGGTAGCGGTGGACTTCCATGCCATACCTCAATACCACGCTGACAAGAGTTTCTTGAGTAGGATAAAGCCAACTAAGGGGACATCGTGGGGACTGGTTCAAGCTGCGATCTTCCTCCTGGGGAGGAAGAGGAGCTTCTTGGACGTGATCCCAGTGACCGTGAAGAACGTAGCTGAAGGTTTCAAGGCGGTGATGGAGGTAATCGTGAAGGAGTTGGAGGAGGACAAGCTGAGGCTCGTCATGGTCTTCGCGGACAGGGAGTTCGCGGTGAACGAAGTGATTAGATACCTCTTGGAGTTGGGCTTGGACTTCGTCATATCTGCCAAGGCCCAGATGTACAAGAAGTACAAGGGGATGTTGCAAGATGTGGATGTGAGTTTTGGCGGAGTTAGATATACTGGATTTCTCTGCGTGAGACATGGGAGTGGAGCTTATCTCATTATTCTGAGGAAGGAAGACGACAAGATTATTGCCTTCCTCGTGAGGAAGGAGATGGATCTTTATGATGCCATACTCCTTGCCGAGATGTATAGGGAGAGGTGGGGGATTGAGAATGCTTTTCGCTCTCTTGAGGAGTTCAGGATCAGGACTAGGACTTGTGACGTGAGGAAGGAACTGGTTCTCGTTCTGCTTTCCTATCTTCTCTTGAATGTCTGGTTCTTGATCCGCTCTTGGAGGAAGGTAAAGTTGTGGGAGTTCTCGGTCTCCCTCTCGAATCTCCTCGATCGGGAGGTAAGAGTGGAACAAGGACGCGCGTTCCGTGAAGTGAAGACGCCATTCCCCTAG
- a CDS encoding helix-turn-helix domain-containing protein yields MSLFNLSLVTFEIDHEDCWSKLTSSFPVQVKTIFAKPSKGKDYILGMDEVKTYNRRVFKDFLKSFKKEKSIYEIIQILELDSRRGIYRILFKERYENMIMSIIENYMTLYIKDLIKEGNERLLLIMPSSDVTTLKRDLESIGKIHYFNAKLVNFNDFVPTFFDLSEQERNAVLKAIRLGYYEYPRRINLEELGKIMGISKPTLEEYLRKAEKKIMSKIFREFYQQDLLYKSSDY; encoded by the coding sequence GTGTCACTATTTAACTTGTCACTAGTGACTTTTGAAATAGATCACGAGGATTGTTGGAGTAAACTCACGTCAAGTTTTCCTGTACAAGTAAAGACGATTTTTGCAAAACCGAGTAAGGGAAAAGACTACATTTTAGGAATGGACGAAGTTAAAACATATAACAGAAGAGTATTTAAGGATTTTTTAAAATCGTTCAAGAAAGAGAAGAGCATTTACGAGATTATACAAATCTTAGAGTTGGACAGTAGGAGGGGGATTTATAGAATATTGTTTAAAGAAAGGTATGAGAACATGATCATGAGTATCATAGAAAATTATATGACGCTCTATATAAAAGATTTAATAAAAGAAGGTAATGAAAGATTATTACTAATTATGCCTTCAAGCGACGTTACAACACTGAAGAGGGATTTGGAATCGATAGGGAAGATCCATTACTTTAATGCTAAACTTGTAAACTTTAATGACTTCGTACCCACATTCTTCGATCTTTCTGAGCAAGAAAGGAATGCAGTACTTAAAGCCATAAGACTAGGGTATTATGAATATCCTAGAAGAATAAACCTAGAGGAATTAGGAAAGATCATGGGAATATCAAAACCCACGTTGGAGGAGTATTTAAGGAAAGCCGAAAAGAAGATTATGTCTAAAATATTTAGGGAGTTCTACCAACAAGATCTACTCTACAAGTCTTCAGATTATTAA
- a CDS encoding CorA family divalent cation transporter has translation MKCQIQYVELPNTFPKSDVDVYRVLEEDGKYYIRLELNGKPMYFTFSTSEIVLHSKELYELVSREEIDDCSPLGILDEIFYVILYQLGTKRTQLFLEFDNLFDLITSGKVKDSKRIILLRKMILTNYSDSTVIYYVSRRLSKFLTAESVEDVKFNYERAELLVTRSGDLYNIYLTEVQNELNEIIKKLTSISFIFMPITAVASIYAVDFTNVYSTLINWQSLIFLSPVLILTILLVIYLRKIRWL, from the coding sequence ATGAAGTGCCAGATACAATACGTTGAGTTACCGAATACTTTCCCTAAATCTGATGTAGATGTTTATAGGGTGTTGGAAGAGGATGGTAAATATTACATTAGACTTGAGCTTAATGGCAAACCAATGTATTTTACCTTTAGTACCAGCGAAATAGTTTTGCACTCGAAGGAACTATACGAACTGGTCTCAAGGGAGGAGATTGACGATTGTTCCCCATTGGGAATTTTAGACGAAATCTTCTATGTAATATTATATCAATTGGGTACTAAGAGAACTCAACTCTTCTTAGAATTCGATAACCTTTTCGATCTCATAACGTCTGGAAAGGTAAAAGATTCAAAACGCATAATATTGTTAAGGAAGATGATATTAACGAATTATTCAGATTCAACAGTAATATACTACGTTAGTAGAAGGTTGAGCAAATTCCTCACAGCTGAGAGTGTAGAGGACGTTAAGTTCAATTATGAAAGAGCTGAATTGCTAGTTACTAGATCTGGTGATCTGTACAACATCTATCTCACAGAAGTCCAAAACGAGTTAAATGAGATAATCAAAAAGCTTACCTCGATATCGTTTATATTTATGCCCATAACTGCAGTTGCCAGCATATACGCGGTTGACTTCACAAATGTATATAGTACACTTATAAACTGGCAGAGCTTAATCTTCTTATCTCCCGTTTTAATATTAACAATCCTTCTGGTAATTTACCTAAGGAAAATAAGGTGGTTATAA
- a CDS encoding glycosyltransferase family 2 protein produces MITLEIMLYELENVLYMLEYGVFIYFPVNFAIFFLFRQFLLRHFSKSYKPYISGLSRDKVKVSAIVPEYGENLEIFEKCLRSVAKNKPDEIIVVHDDKRKEVVDISKKYGAKVISLSRRVGKRGALIIGWLNAIGDIIVQLDSDTIMEDNTINEIVKPFADPKVAGVQGRPVLFRTDGRIPYLFGQIIEYSRDIVVRALNGTLNVIDGKIAAYRRSYLLETIRHFNHETYGKRKLIAADDKALTYYANMNGYKTVYQATAVAKSAAQPTFLKFLNQQLRWARSGYLYLIKEMRSGLFFKMPGKYRFHMLTYLLAPFSFALALIDTLLVPGNPTALTWSYLAYYGFNIPIILYSLLIFIFGLYLSMKISFGILNLKLPDKISFVDLITLGILGLFVIFPMFIYAAITHYGVSEWRGSSYLG; encoded by the coding sequence TTGATAACATTAGAGATTATGCTATACGAATTAGAAAACGTGCTGTATATGCTTGAATACGGTGTCTTCATATATTTTCCAGTGAATTTTGCAATATTCTTCTTGTTTAGACAGTTTTTATTGCGCCATTTCTCTAAAAGCTATAAACCTTATATCAGTGGTTTAAGTAGAGATAAGGTAAAAGTAAGTGCAATAGTTCCAGAGTACGGTGAGAATCTTGAGATTTTTGAAAAATGTCTTAGATCAGTTGCAAAAAATAAACCAGATGAGATAATAGTAGTCCACGATGATAAGAGAAAGGAAGTAGTGGATATATCCAAAAAGTATGGTGCTAAGGTTATAAGCCTTAGTAGAAGGGTTGGTAAACGCGGTGCATTAATCATAGGTTGGTTAAACGCAATTGGAGATATAATAGTTCAGTTAGATAGTGATACGATTATGGAAGATAATACTATTAATGAAATCGTTAAACCGTTTGCGGACCCTAAGGTAGCTGGAGTTCAAGGGAGACCAGTATTATTCAGAACTGATGGCAGAATTCCCTATTTGTTTGGACAAATAATAGAGTATAGTAGGGATATTGTTGTTAGAGCGTTAAATGGAACGTTAAATGTGATTGATGGAAAGATTGCCGCTTACAGAAGAAGTTATCTACTAGAGACTATAAGGCATTTCAATCACGAGACTTACGGAAAGAGAAAACTAATTGCTGCAGACGATAAAGCACTGACTTATTACGCAAATATGAATGGTTATAAGACAGTCTATCAAGCTACGGCAGTGGCTAAATCAGCGGCCCAACCTACGTTTTTAAAATTCCTCAACCAGCAGTTAAGATGGGCTAGAAGCGGTTATCTTTACCTAATTAAGGAAATGAGGAGTGGCTTATTTTTCAAAATGCCCGGAAAATATAGATTTCATATGTTAACATATCTATTAGCTCCATTTTCATTTGCTTTGGCATTAATAGACACGCTCTTAGTTCCTGGAAATCCCACTGCATTGACTTGGAGTTATTTAGCCTATTATGGATTTAACATACCTATAATATTATATTCGCTCCTTATCTTTATTTTTGGTCTTTACTTAAGTATGAAAATATCTTTTGGAATCTTGAACCTTAAACTCCCAGATAAAATATCCTTCGTTGATCTTATTACACTAGGCATTCTCGGTTTATTCGTAATATTCCCCATGTTTATATATGCAGCAATCACCCATTACGGTGTTTCCGAATGGAGGGGAAGTAGCTATTTGGGTTAG
- a CDS encoding cyclase family protein — MSFREFLQNTSDKIKIFDLTHLMYHNMPVYPTSPIISINQINNVARDKFSSREIKMITHHGTHFDAPAHMLDQGESIDRISPKTFIQKAVILNLSFLKPKEEITSKHLLRFKDVISRNNAILLYTGWSKKRGLNSEYLFQWPYLDIEGATYLTSFKDIKIVGTDGLSIAGYGNNVNVFDTHKILLEKGILIIEELNFNNISVVLDSVNYLEGVFIGLPMLIKEGDGAPARVLFILG, encoded by the coding sequence ATGTCTTTTAGGGAATTTTTGCAAAATACTTCCGATAAAATTAAAATTTTTGATTTGACCCATTTGATGTACCATAATATGCCAGTATATCCAACGTCTCCTATTATTTCTATAAATCAAATAAACAATGTTGCTAGAGATAAATTTTCTTCTAGAGAGATTAAAATGATTACACATCACGGTACTCATTTTGATGCTCCTGCTCATATGTTAGATCAAGGAGAAAGTATTGATAGAATAAGTCCAAAAACGTTTATTCAAAAGGCTGTAATACTAAATTTAAGTTTTCTTAAACCTAAAGAGGAAATTACTTCTAAACATCTCTTACGATTTAAAGATGTTATAAGTAGAAATAATGCAATTTTACTCTATACTGGATGGAGTAAAAAAAGAGGATTAAATTCAGAATATCTATTTCAATGGCCATATCTAGATATAGAAGGTGCAACATATCTAACGTCCTTTAAAGACATTAAGATAGTAGGAACTGACGGATTAAGTATTGCAGGATATGGAAATAATGTAAATGTATTTGATACACATAAGATATTATTGGAAAAAGGTATTCTAATAATAGAGGAATTGAATTTTAATAATATTTCAGTAGTCCTTGATTCAGTAAATTACTTAGAAGGAGTCTTTATAGGATTACCTATGCTAATTAAAGAAGGAGACGGTGCTCCAGCTAGAGTCTTATTTATATTAGGATAA
- a CDS encoding L-rhamnonate dehydratase: protein MTAKIDKIYVVTTERISRQNFPYVKPTDYYREYLGSLSPFQSAFMDKVCFIRMDLDDNVTYSILETSESVCNFVMSNLADLVRGLPVSRINMVWDLLYRYTLPIGRSGIAIHAISVINLLMYDAYAKLLGVPVYELLGGKARDKIRAYASHLHPTSKDELEKEARSYVEEGYAAMKMRFCCGPSDPLGVDKNVELVKVIRDSVGYSVDLAGDAWMSWNLNFALKMARRLEKYELSWIEEPLLPDDFESYSYLSKRTDIPIATGEHHYHVYDFKRLLNSGVRILQPDSIWVGGITPMKRIAGLAEAYGAVVIPHTSNIYNLHFIISEPESIAPMAEHLTKYKWLEDRVLNPPKPIKGYFELGEEKGFGLKYSL, encoded by the coding sequence ATGACTGCAAAAATTGATAAGATATACGTAGTTACTACGGAAAGAATTTCAAGGCAGAATTTTCCTTACGTTAAACCGACTGATTATTACAGAGAATATTTGGGATCTTTATCGCCATTTCAATCAGCGTTCATGGATAAGGTTTGCTTTATAAGAATGGATCTAGACGATAACGTCACTTATTCCATTCTTGAAACCTCTGAGTCTGTGTGTAATTTCGTAATGTCAAATTTAGCTGATCTGGTTAGGGGTTTACCCGTTTCTAGGATAAACATGGTGTGGGATTTGTTATATAGATATACCTTGCCAATTGGCAGGAGTGGGATAGCAATTCATGCAATAAGTGTTATTAATCTTTTAATGTACGATGCATATGCCAAGTTGCTGGGAGTTCCAGTTTACGAACTATTAGGAGGAAAAGCTAGGGATAAGATAAGGGCTTACGCTAGTCATCTACATCCCACAAGTAAGGATGAGTTAGAGAAGGAGGCTAGGAGTTATGTAGAGGAAGGATACGCTGCAATGAAGATGAGGTTCTGCTGTGGCCCCTCTGATCCTCTAGGTGTTGATAAGAACGTTGAATTGGTAAAAGTTATAAGGGATAGTGTTGGATATTCAGTGGATTTGGCTGGGGATGCGTGGATGTCTTGGAATTTGAATTTCGCGTTAAAGATGGCTAGGAGATTGGAGAAATATGAGTTAAGTTGGATTGAGGAACCTTTATTACCGGATGACTTTGAGTCTTATAGTTACTTAAGTAAGAGAACAGATATTCCAATAGCTACTGGTGAGCATCACTATCACGTTTACGATTTCAAGAGGCTTTTGAATTCTGGAGTAAGAATATTACAGCCTGATAGCATATGGGTTGGGGGAATAACTCCAATGAAGAGAATTGCTGGATTAGCTGAAGCTTATGGCGCTGTTGTAATCCCTCACACCTCTAACATATACAATTTACACTTTATAATATCCGAACCAGAAAGTATTGCACCAATGGCTGAGCACCTAACTAAATATAAATGGCTGGAGGATAGGGTTTTGAATCCTCCTAAGCCAATAAAGGGATATTTCGAGTTGGGCGAAGAAAAAGGTTTTGGCTTAAAGTATAGCCTTTAG
- a CDS encoding MFS transporter gives MSEPSNPKTQSNSNKSSRSRRYIIYLTIIALAGWTMASFDFNLYTLTLPLTSKALHFTVAEAGILSGIIYLGQFISVLIFGPLMDRLGRKVMFQLTLLVSAIFTGFTAFVQNFIQFVTLRFISDGSAFAELPTGLTLITEESKPKLRGVLYGFVQGGWPLGVFLASAIYLILVSSIGWRGLYLVGLLPLVLILIGRKWVKETDRFIDLKKTLEGKQQTTRFKADLQKAREFPFKQLFTDKSIRRQLIAVNSAWMLYTFSFVTTNVVITLIFTTYYYLTASQAASILLLSSGIGYFAYPIAGWYGQKIGRRNAWAISSVIMPILAAIFLFTARPGNYLSVLMPYIPLYFFSNGTFASPGFMYVSESFPTRVRGTATGFTMALIAASYAIGGFLFYSVLTLTHSIYLTWIALAIILPLGSLSILIGKNIPPNAELEEISW, from the coding sequence ATGTCCGAACCTTCTAATCCTAAAACTCAATCCAACTCTAATAAATCTTCTAGATCCAGACGGTATATTATATATCTAACAATAATAGCATTAGCTGGATGGACTATGGCCTCATTCGATTTTAATCTATATACATTAACTCTTCCACTTACATCTAAGGCATTACATTTTACTGTAGCTGAGGCTGGGATTCTTTCTGGAATCATATATCTAGGACAATTTATATCAGTTCTAATATTTGGACCTCTAATGGATAGATTAGGTAGAAAGGTAATGTTCCAGCTAACTCTACTAGTTTCTGCAATATTTACTGGTTTTACTGCATTTGTACAGAATTTTATACAATTTGTTACCTTAAGATTTATATCTGATGGTAGTGCATTTGCAGAATTACCTACTGGACTAACACTTATAACAGAAGAATCAAAACCAAAATTAAGAGGAGTCTTATATGGATTTGTTCAAGGAGGTTGGCCTTTAGGAGTTTTCTTAGCCTCTGCTATATACTTAATTCTGGTATCATCTATTGGTTGGAGAGGATTATATCTAGTGGGACTACTTCCACTTGTCCTTATCCTAATAGGTAGAAAATGGGTAAAAGAAACGGATAGATTCATTGATTTAAAAAAGACGTTAGAAGGTAAACAACAAACTACAAGATTTAAGGCTGATCTTCAAAAGGCTAGAGAGTTTCCATTTAAGCAATTATTTACTGATAAAAGTATTAGAAGACAGCTTATTGCAGTTAATTCTGCGTGGATGTTATATACATTTTCTTTCGTTACTACCAATGTAGTGATAACGTTAATTTTTACTACTTACTATTACCTTACTGCGTCTCAAGCAGCTTCAATTTTATTGCTTTCTTCTGGTATAGGGTATTTTGCGTATCCTATAGCAGGTTGGTACGGACAGAAAATAGGTAGAAGAAATGCATGGGCAATAAGTAGCGTAATTATGCCCATATTAGCAGCAATCTTTCTATTTACCGCAAGACCTGGTAACTATCTATCAGTGCTTATGCCATATATTCCATTATATTTCTTCAGTAATGGCACATTTGCGTCACCAGGCTTTATGTATGTATCTGAAAGTTTTCCTACCAGAGTAAGAGGTACTGCAACTGGATTTACAATGGCATTAATAGCAGCTTCGTATGCCATAGGCGGATTTTTATTTTACAGTGTTCTTACTTTAACTCACAGCATATACCTAACATGGATAGCATTAGCAATCATATTACCTTTAGGTTCATTAAGCATATTGATAGGGAAAAATATACCACCTAATGCAGAACTAGAAGAAATATCGTGGTAA